In a genomic window of Planctomicrobium piriforme:
- a CDS encoding DUF4339 domain-containing protein — MAFWHSQWFCFTDDESGPFRLRQVIRQIEQGVLRSNDLVRRAGSSSWQPLTSVPEFQQALQRRQRQLDRQRRGAMPISQTSSVARLPGWTLRSALIALATGIALWVLGQLAWSWWKQPARFPKGPNGPPAIQAPSRLQQLRPRATVPPTLPSLTPGVPELVPGFEHVPWLKSPTLTGDLKTIVYVTYAGAERLDDLVIANRDSITQAFRDHQVLQGLCTQQREAHPALSADGLELLFVRQTTPSRIWIARRAHRGAAFEAPREVQFQGDVSPEEHYDAPQFLDAGGIHFVVSDVEFTRRRQLLARRISPNKFAVTGALAIANPWPRYFLTTKGRLAYFPAEEGIFLTAQQARTQEYVPPELLLPAATIGGELTKFDDTIWVNPQEDLIFYCSPGPGTGQAKRRLWMVRY, encoded by the coding sequence ATGGCTTTTTGGCATTCGCAGTGGTTTTGCTTTACCGACGACGAGTCGGGTCCGTTCAGGTTGCGGCAGGTGATCCGGCAGATCGAACAAGGGGTGCTGCGGAGCAACGATCTGGTGCGTCGAGCCGGCAGTTCAAGCTGGCAGCCGCTCACTTCGGTACCAGAGTTTCAGCAGGCTTTGCAGCGGCGGCAACGTCAACTTGATCGTCAGCGGAGAGGGGCCATGCCGATTTCACAAACTTCCTCAGTAGCTCGACTGCCTGGCTGGACGCTGCGAAGTGCGCTGATCGCATTGGCAACGGGCATCGCGTTGTGGGTGCTCGGACAACTGGCGTGGTCGTGGTGGAAGCAACCGGCGCGATTCCCGAAAGGGCCAAATGGTCCGCCAGCGATTCAGGCTCCCAGCCGGCTGCAGCAGTTGCGACCGCGAGCGACTGTTCCGCCGACGCTGCCATCGCTGACGCCAGGCGTGCCGGAACTCGTGCCGGGGTTCGAGCATGTTCCCTGGCTCAAGTCGCCGACGCTTACGGGGGATCTCAAGACAATCGTGTATGTCACCTATGCCGGTGCCGAACGTCTCGATGATCTGGTGATCGCCAATCGCGATTCGATCACACAGGCATTTCGGGATCATCAGGTGTTGCAGGGACTTTGTACGCAGCAGCGTGAAGCACACCCGGCGCTGTCAGCGGATGGTCTGGAACTGCTGTTTGTACGTCAGACGACCCCGAGTCGCATCTGGATTGCCCGTCGCGCCCATCGTGGAGCGGCATTTGAGGCTCCCAGGGAAGTGCAGTTCCAAGGAGATGTCAGTCCGGAAGAGCATTATGACGCTCCGCAATTTCTCGATGCCGGCGGCATTCATTTCGTCGTCAGCGATGTGGAATTCACCCGTCGCCGACAATTGCTGGCGCGTCGTATCTCTCCCAACAAGTTCGCAGTGACCGGAGCGCTGGCGATCGCGAATCCCTGGCCGCGGTATTTTCTGACGACGAAAGGCCGCCTCGCTTATTTTCCTGCCGAAGAAGGGATCTTTCTGACCGCGCAGCAGGCCAGAACGCAGGAATACGTCCCCCCAGAACTGCTGCTGCCGGCGGCGACAATCGGCGGGGAACTGACGAAGTTCGACGACACGATCTGGGTGAATCCGCAGGAGGATTTGATTTTCTACTGCAGCCCCGGACCAGGGACAGGCCAGGCGAAACGTCGGTTGTGGATGGTGCGGTATTGA
- a CDS encoding ArnT family glycosyltransferase, which produces MIRSDWQLNFSQASVITFGLLVPVHVFLLAWIACRYSPAADESAHLVAGLRIWTEGKFDVYQVNPPLVKAVAALPVLLDPPQINWQLLTTKPGDRPEWLLGLSYLREHRPRFRWDMVLARWACIPFSVLGLAYCFRWGAALFGPSAGLLAASLWCFSPNILGNAALITPDVAATALGMATLFHFRGWLLQPGWRNAFLVGVLLGLTELTKFTWVILYVLLPVLWAGQVLFSRTRFHGETSLRQQGLQLLLLLLVSLDVLNAGYGFQQTLRPLGEFEFVSESLGGGKTQSAVPDTDMDASTAPHPDPLPGVPGRGGNVFRSGCVSALPVPVPAAWVQGIDLQRRDFEGGWRPLYSYLNGEQRLGGWWYYYLAASWMKSPLGSWLIAGAAVWGLWRSGLSISFRMELALLLIPAAAILVLISSQTGFSRYFRYLLPAFPFVYVALSGVWSPQVVRAAPGAAWCAGVGLLAVVVGSLSVYPQSLAFFNTIAGGPQQGHLRLLDANIDWGQDLYALKDWQNAHPEAPPLYVAYSGVADPELFDIATQDVVLPLGDEMFAPGWYAVSVNRLHGYDDPGSPWTRFLPLTPVGRAGYSILIYHLAEVGP; this is translated from the coding sequence ATGATTCGGTCCGATTGGCAGCTCAATTTCTCGCAAGCCAGCGTCATCACCTTCGGCCTGCTCGTGCCGGTGCATGTGTTCTTGCTCGCCTGGATCGCCTGTCGCTACTCCCCGGCAGCCGATGAATCGGCACATCTCGTCGCCGGACTGCGGATCTGGACTGAGGGGAAGTTCGATGTTTATCAGGTGAATCCGCCGTTGGTGAAGGCGGTGGCTGCGTTGCCGGTGCTGCTTGATCCCCCGCAAATCAACTGGCAATTGTTGACGACAAAACCTGGAGACCGCCCGGAGTGGTTGCTGGGACTGAGTTACCTCCGCGAGCATCGCCCGCGATTTCGGTGGGACATGGTGCTGGCACGTTGGGCGTGTATCCCGTTCAGCGTGCTGGGGCTGGCGTATTGCTTTCGCTGGGGAGCGGCGTTGTTTGGCCCGTCGGCCGGGTTGCTGGCTGCAAGCCTGTGGTGCTTCTCTCCGAACATTCTCGGCAATGCGGCACTCATCACGCCGGATGTGGCGGCAACGGCGTTGGGCATGGCAACGCTGTTTCACTTCCGCGGCTGGCTGCTGCAGCCGGGCTGGAGGAACGCGTTTCTGGTTGGGGTCCTGCTGGGGCTCACCGAACTGACGAAGTTCACCTGGGTGATTCTGTATGTCCTGTTGCCGGTGCTGTGGGCGGGGCAGGTTTTGTTTTCACGCACTCGATTCCATGGAGAAACATCATTGCGGCAACAAGGGTTGCAGTTGTTGTTGCTGCTGCTTGTGAGTCTCGATGTGTTGAATGCGGGTTATGGATTTCAGCAGACGCTGCGGCCGTTGGGGGAGTTTGAGTTTGTTTCGGAATCGCTGGGAGGGGGAAAGACTCAGAGTGCAGTGCCCGACACTGACATGGACGCGTCAACTGCCCCTCACCCCGACCCTCTCCCCGGAGTACCGGGGCGAGGGGGTAATGTGTTTCGGAGCGGATGCGTGAGTGCTTTGCCGGTGCCGGTTCCGGCGGCTTGGGTGCAGGGGATTGATCTGCAGCGGCGAGATTTTGAAGGGGGCTGGCGACCGTTGTATTCGTATCTCAATGGCGAACAGCGACTAGGGGGTTGGTGGTACTACTATCTTGCTGCATCGTGGATGAAGTCTCCGCTGGGGAGTTGGTTGATTGCCGGAGCGGCGGTGTGGGGATTATGGAGATCAGGACTCTCGATTTCGTTCCGCATGGAACTGGCGCTGTTGCTGATTCCTGCGGCGGCGATTCTCGTTCTAATCAGTTCGCAGACGGGCTTCAGCAGATACTTTCGCTATCTGCTGCCGGCGTTTCCGTTTGTCTATGTGGCGTTGAGCGGGGTGTGGTCGCCGCAAGTGGTGCGTGCTGCGCCGGGCGCTGCGTGGTGTGCTGGCGTGGGGCTACTGGCGGTCGTTGTGGGGAGTCTCAGCGTCTATCCGCAGAGCCTGGCCTTCTTCAACACCATTGCCGGCGGACCTCAACAAGGACACCTGCGCCTGCTGGATGCGAACATTGACTGGGGACAGGATCTTTACGCTTTGAAGGACTGGCAGAATGCGCATCCCGAGGCGCCGCCGCTATATGTCGCGTACTCCGGTGTTGCCGATCCCGAGCTGTTCGACATCGCGACGCAAGACGTTGTCCTTCCGCTTGGCGATGAAATGTTCGCACCAGGCTGGTATGCGGTGAGCGTCAACCGGCTGCATGGATATGACGATCCAGGTTCGCCCTGGACGCGGTTTCTTCCGCTGACGCCAGTCGGTCGCGCCGGATACTCAATTTTGATTTATCACCTTGCCGAGGTCGGGCCATGA
- the topA gene encoding type I DNA topoisomerase, whose translation MANSKKKLGLVIVESPAKAKKIAGFLGSDYDVRASMGHVRDLPEKAADIPEELKSEAWTRLGVNVSKGFEPLYIISPEKKKTVKELKDLLKNAEELIVATDEDREGESIGWHLVDTLKPTVPVKRMTFSEITKKAILDALKSTRQIDMNLVEAQETRRILDRLYGYTLSPLLWTKIRRGLSAGRVQSVAVRILVQRELERLAFRSGTYWDLKADLLNQGGQSFSAQLSTVGGTRVATGKDFDESTGQIQAGANVLLLSEQAARDLQSRLRSGDWQISSIEHRQQTRKPPAPFTTSTLQQESNRKLNMSARETMQTAQRLYEDGYITYMRTDSVTLSQEAVDASRNRIENNYGAQFLSPSPRQYTNKTKNAQEAHEAIRPAGDEMKTADQHGLSGREARLYDMIWKRTIATQMAEAQLRFDTVTILAGDAEFKATGRKVEFPGYFRAYVEGSDDPEAALEDQDSVLPDLKEGEKVRCKEIEALGHETKPPARYTEATLVRKLEAEGIGRPSTYASIISTVQDRGYVRKANNQLIPTFTALAVTRLLETYFPNLVDGQFTAQMEQSLDDISNGETQRLPYLEKFYSGEAGLNQQVELQKESIDPREACTIKLDGLTASVRVGRYGPYLESQRDGETVNASLPDDVSPADLNDAMAEKLIDLKKQGPLSLGMHPEEGKPIFLMSGPFGPYLQLGEVVEDGPKPKRVSIPKTTDPSDVDFDMAMKLLELPRRLGHHPDDAKVVNAGIGRFGPYVQHAGRYKSLTKDDDVLTIGLDRAVELFKDFKGRAAATPLKELGVHPEDEKPVAIFEGRYGAYVKWGKVNATIPKDTDPQTVTLAQAMELLAERAGKSPKKGGAKKAAAKKAAPKKAAKKKAAKKKAPPEE comes from the coding sequence ATGGCGAATTCGAAGAAAAAACTTGGGCTGGTGATCGTCGAATCTCCCGCCAAAGCCAAAAAAATTGCCGGATTTCTGGGCAGCGACTACGACGTGCGGGCCAGCATGGGGCATGTGCGCGACCTGCCGGAGAAAGCGGCCGACATCCCCGAGGAGCTCAAATCCGAAGCCTGGACCCGGCTGGGAGTAAACGTCAGCAAGGGGTTCGAACCGCTCTATATTATCTCTCCGGAGAAGAAGAAGACGGTCAAGGAACTCAAGGATCTGCTCAAAAACGCTGAAGAACTCATCGTCGCGACCGACGAAGACCGCGAAGGAGAGAGCATCGGCTGGCATCTGGTCGATACGCTCAAACCGACCGTTCCGGTCAAGCGGATGACGTTCTCGGAAATCACGAAAAAGGCGATTCTCGACGCGCTGAAGTCGACCCGCCAGATCGACATGAATCTGGTCGAGGCGCAGGAAACGCGGCGTATTCTCGACCGTTTGTACGGCTACACGCTCTCGCCGCTGCTGTGGACGAAAATTCGCCGCGGACTGTCGGCCGGCCGGGTCCAGAGTGTGGCGGTGCGGATTCTCGTCCAGCGGGAACTCGAACGCCTGGCGTTTCGCAGCGGAACGTACTGGGATCTCAAGGCCGACCTGTTGAATCAGGGGGGCCAGTCTTTCAGTGCGCAGCTCAGCACTGTCGGCGGCACCCGAGTCGCCACCGGGAAAGATTTCGACGAAAGCACCGGTCAGATTCAGGCCGGGGCGAACGTGCTGCTGCTGTCGGAACAGGCTGCCCGCGATTTGCAGTCGCGACTGCGATCGGGCGACTGGCAGATCAGCAGCATCGAACACCGCCAGCAGACTCGTAAGCCGCCAGCGCCGTTCACCACCAGTACGCTGCAACAGGAGTCGAACCGCAAGCTGAACATGTCTGCCAGAGAGACGATGCAGACGGCGCAGCGGCTGTACGAAGACGGTTACATCACTTACATGCGTACCGATAGCGTGACGCTCTCGCAGGAAGCAGTCGATGCTTCGCGAAACCGGATCGAGAACAATTACGGTGCGCAGTTCCTCAGCCCGTCTCCGCGGCAGTACACGAACAAGACGAAGAATGCCCAGGAGGCCCACGAAGCGATTCGTCCTGCCGGCGATGAAATGAAAACGGCCGACCAGCATGGGCTGTCAGGCCGCGAAGCACGCCTGTACGACATGATCTGGAAGCGAACCATCGCCACGCAGATGGCCGAAGCACAACTGCGGTTCGACACCGTGACGATTCTGGCCGGAGACGCCGAGTTCAAGGCAACCGGCCGCAAGGTCGAGTTCCCCGGTTACTTCCGCGCCTATGTGGAAGGGTCCGACGATCCGGAAGCAGCGCTCGAAGATCAGGACTCGGTGTTGCCGGATCTCAAGGAAGGGGAGAAGGTCCGCTGCAAGGAGATCGAGGCGCTCGGCCACGAAACCAAGCCGCCAGCGCGCTACACGGAAGCAACGCTGGTCCGCAAACTGGAAGCGGAAGGGATCGGCCGACCGAGTACCTATGCCAGTATTATCAGCACCGTGCAGGATCGCGGTTACGTCCGCAAGGCGAACAACCAGTTGATCCCCACGTTCACGGCACTGGCAGTCACGCGGCTGCTGGAGACGTACTTTCCGAATCTGGTCGACGGCCAGTTCACCGCACAGATGGAACAGTCGCTCGACGATATCTCCAACGGTGAGACACAGCGTCTGCCGTATCTGGAGAAGTTCTATTCAGGCGAAGCGGGACTCAATCAACAGGTGGAGTTGCAGAAAGAATCGATTGACCCTCGCGAAGCCTGCACGATCAAACTCGACGGCCTGACGGCGTCGGTGCGAGTGGGACGCTATGGTCCGTATCTGGAATCGCAGCGGGATGGCGAGACGGTGAATGCGTCGCTGCCGGATGACGTTTCTCCGGCGGATCTGAACGACGCGATGGCCGAGAAGCTGATCGACCTGAAGAAGCAGGGACCGCTGTCGCTGGGAATGCACCCGGAAGAAGGGAAGCCGATCTTCCTGATGTCGGGTCCGTTCGGGCCGTATCTGCAGTTGGGTGAAGTGGTCGAAGATGGTCCCAAGCCGAAACGGGTCTCGATTCCCAAGACCACCGATCCGAGCGACGTCGACTTCGACATGGCGATGAAGCTGCTGGAACTGCCGCGCCGACTGGGGCATCACCCTGATGACGCCAAAGTGGTGAATGCCGGCATCGGGCGATTCGGACCGTATGTGCAGCATGCCGGTCGTTACAAGTCGCTGACAAAAGACGACGACGTGCTGACGATCGGCCTTGATCGGGCCGTGGAGTTGTTCAAGGACTTCAAGGGCCGCGCTGCAGCGACTCCGCTGAAAGAACTGGGCGTGCATCCGGAAGACGAAAAGCCGGTCGCCATCTTTGAAGGGCGGTATGGCGCCTATGTGAAATGGGGGAAAGTGAACGCCACGATCCCCAAGGACACCGACCCGCAGACGGTGACGCTGGCGCAGGCGATGGAGCTGCTGGCGGAACGGGCCGGCAAGTCCCCGAAGAAGGGGGGCGCGAAGAAAGCCGCAGCCAAGAAGGCGGCTCCGAAGAAAGCAGCCAAGAAAAAAGCCGCGAAAAAGAAGGCCCCCCCGGAAGAGTGA
- a CDS encoding DUF1559 family PulG-like putative transporter, with protein MRRSVRIIVEERAAFTMIELLVTLGIVSLLLSLALPSMFSARASARRLACQNNLRQVALALLSHADQHNRLPAAGHFAAQGSDQYHNWVIAILPYLDQTALYIEYDLAQPAAAESNLKVTSTSIPILVCPDDVSVVDGQGNLSYVVSGGLAWTIPVDCPASLHADTSAVMIAPLDLNGDGEVCPVVLESSTSHSGNPKSAPLTDLACLEQTSLFFVENWPAGTGTGRHHRLSDIQDGASQTMLMTENVRAGYDPKEKFNWGSSEPSRSMFFVSSTVCEAGICEPESVELGRANDAEHPLARRECLNSSLHQAEGTAPWPSSGHPGVVNVAWCDGRVTVLSDRVDGGVYFASVTPQGLSKPHPLAESVITDAAF; from the coding sequence ATGAGACGTTCAGTAAGAATCATCGTTGAAGAACGTGCTGCGTTCACGATGATCGAGCTCCTGGTGACACTGGGCATCGTCTCGCTGTTGTTGTCGCTAGCGCTCCCCTCGATGTTCTCGGCCAGGGCGAGTGCCAGACGACTGGCGTGTCAGAACAATCTCCGTCAAGTGGCCTTGGCCCTGCTGTCGCATGCCGATCAGCACAATCGCCTCCCGGCGGCTGGTCACTTCGCCGCGCAGGGGTCGGATCAGTACCACAATTGGGTCATCGCTATTCTGCCGTATCTGGATCAGACGGCGCTGTACATTGAATATGATCTCGCGCAGCCTGCTGCGGCAGAGAGCAATCTGAAGGTGACGAGCACATCAATTCCGATTCTGGTCTGCCCGGATGATGTCAGCGTGGTCGACGGTCAGGGGAATTTGAGTTACGTCGTCAGCGGCGGGCTCGCCTGGACGATTCCGGTCGACTGTCCGGCCAGCCTGCATGCTGATACCAGCGCGGTGATGATCGCTCCGCTCGATCTCAATGGCGACGGCGAAGTCTGCCCCGTGGTTTTGGAATCCAGCACAAGTCACAGCGGGAATCCGAAGTCAGCACCGCTGACCGATCTCGCCTGTCTGGAGCAAACTTCGCTGTTCTTTGTCGAGAACTGGCCGGCAGGAACCGGAACGGGGCGGCATCATCGCCTGTCGGACATCCAGGATGGCGCCTCGCAGACCATGCTCATGACGGAAAACGTGCGGGCCGGTTATGACCCCAAGGAGAAGTTCAACTGGGGGAGTTCAGAGCCGTCGCGATCGATGTTCTTTGTGAGCAGCACCGTTTGCGAAGCAGGAATTTGCGAACCAGAGAGTGTGGAACTTGGCCGCGCGAATGATGCAGAGCATCCGCTCGCGCGTCGCGAATGTCTCAATTCCAGTCTCCATCAAGCGGAAGGCACGGCCCCCTGGCCGAGTTCAGGTCATCCGGGCGTCGTCAATGTTGCCTGGTGCGACGGACGCGTGACGGTGCTGTCCGATCGCGTGGATGGGGGCGTCTATTTTGCCAGCGTGACGCCGCAGGGGCTCAGCAAACCTCATCCATTAGCGGAGTCGGTCATCACTGACGCAGCGTTCTAG
- a CDS encoding glycoside hydrolase family 71/99-like protein — MRVLAASVALLLASALPLIAAEPKGSAAKEDRPLLLVHYMPWYAADPAQKKWGWHWTMNKFQPGHPQNGQLDIASHYHPSIGVYDSGDQHVLEYHAGLMRLSGIDGIIVDWYGRTDYLDYGLLHRNTSAMIEQVQRAGLKFSICYEDQTITKLQDAGRLKPEQRVSHAREEIAWLQQNWFRSPAYVQLDQRPLLLSFGYDGLKDAEWEQLLGGLAEPVLYLSEHHRRPSAAGAFDWPLPKQGLQGLKDFETASEKWPTAMPVAFPRFHDVYAEAGLHPSWGRIDDDQGKTFVKTLSQAIQSHPPAVQIATWNDWGEGTMIEPSTEFGMRDLIAVQRARKKSIEPGFPCAPEDLQLPGRLLKLRRADLTPERQIQLDQAAAFIAARDATAAKEILNRLEKGL; from the coding sequence ATGCGCGTCCTCGCAGCGTCTGTGGCACTTCTGTTGGCTTCGGCCCTTCCTCTGATCGCGGCGGAGCCGAAGGGGAGCGCCGCGAAGGAAGACCGACCGCTGCTGCTGGTGCATTACATGCCTTGGTATGCAGCCGATCCGGCCCAAAAGAAGTGGGGCTGGCACTGGACGATGAACAAGTTTCAGCCCGGCCATCCTCAGAACGGCCAGCTCGACATTGCCTCGCACTACCATCCGAGCATTGGCGTCTATGACTCCGGCGACCAGCATGTGCTCGAATACCATGCCGGGCTGATGCGGCTGTCAGGCATCGACGGCATCATCGTCGACTGGTATGGCCGCACAGACTATCTCGACTACGGGCTGTTGCACCGCAACACCTCGGCGATGATCGAACAAGTGCAGCGGGCGGGTCTGAAGTTCTCCATCTGTTACGAAGACCAGACGATTACCAAGCTGCAGGATGCCGGGCGGCTGAAGCCGGAGCAACGGGTGTCGCACGCCCGTGAGGAAATCGCCTGGTTGCAGCAGAACTGGTTTCGTAGCCCGGCGTATGTGCAACTCGACCAGCGGCCGCTCCTATTATCGTTCGGGTACGACGGGCTGAAGGATGCGGAATGGGAACAGTTGCTGGGCGGGCTCGCTGAGCCCGTGCTGTATCTCAGCGAACATCACCGTCGGCCCTCGGCAGCGGGGGCGTTCGACTGGCCGCTGCCGAAACAGGGACTTCAGGGCCTGAAAGATTTTGAAACGGCCAGCGAGAAATGGCCGACGGCAATGCCGGTGGCGTTTCCCCGATTTCATGATGTGTATGCCGAGGCCGGGCTGCATCCCAGTTGGGGCCGAATCGACGACGATCAGGGGAAGACGTTCGTCAAAACCTTGAGTCAGGCGATTCAGTCTCATCCGCCGGCGGTGCAGATCGCGACCTGGAACGACTGGGGGGAGGGGACCATGATCGAACCTTCGACCGAGTTCGGAATGCGGGATCTGATTGCCGTGCAGCGTGCGAGAAAGAAATCGATCGAGCCGGGGTTCCCCTGCGCCCCGGAAGACCTGCAGTTGCCTGGCCGACTGCTGAAGCTGCGGCGGGCAGACCTGACGCCGGAGCGACAGATTCAACTCGATCAGGCCGCCGCCTTCATCGCCGCCAGAGACGCGACTGCCGCCAAAGAGATTCTGAATCGATTGGAAAAGGGCCTATGA
- a CDS encoding redoxin domain-containing protein, with product MTFNRWYCQFIPMLAVAGMVLLGAISPAIAQPNPNGQLPVFELGEPYLLLIRDPVVQRELKLSDEQQQALDAFNETLDGPLLSTRNQPNEQANKAATEMIAQSRAKLATILMPDQQTRLLEIERWVQGLRSLLRPDVSERLSLSDKQQEQIREIIDDYVKQTNGIKEKVSSGEPLGPLEKQNSELQVRTQKTLQKLLKPEQRKQWLAMLGKPLDSKSLGKVRFKAPELLGDGPWVNSRPLTMEGLRGKVVALHFFTFGCINCIHNYQAYHNWEKQFAGKDVVLLGIHTPEVSNEHDVEMLKKKMSENNFAFPVLVDNESQNWNAWGNSMWPTVYLIDKQGDVRYWWTGELNWEGQTGEKQFAKHIEELLAE from the coding sequence ATGACGTTCAATCGCTGGTATTGCCAATTCATTCCGATGCTTGCGGTCGCCGGCATGGTGCTGTTGGGCGCTATTTCTCCGGCGATCGCCCAGCCAAATCCGAACGGGCAACTGCCGGTTTTCGAACTGGGCGAGCCGTATCTCTTGCTGATTCGCGACCCGGTGGTGCAGCGCGAACTGAAACTGAGCGACGAACAGCAGCAGGCGCTCGACGCGTTCAACGAGACGCTCGACGGCCCGTTGCTGTCGACTCGAAACCAGCCGAACGAGCAGGCCAACAAGGCCGCGACCGAGATGATTGCGCAGTCGCGTGCGAAGCTGGCAACGATCTTGATGCCTGACCAGCAGACGCGGCTGCTGGAGATCGAACGCTGGGTGCAAGGCCTGCGTTCGCTGTTGCGGCCTGATGTGAGCGAGAGACTGAGTCTGAGCGACAAACAGCAGGAGCAGATTCGTGAGATCATCGACGACTATGTGAAGCAGACCAACGGGATCAAGGAGAAGGTCTCGTCCGGCGAACCGCTGGGACCGCTCGAAAAACAGAACTCTGAACTCCAGGTCCGAACGCAAAAGACTCTGCAGAAGCTTCTGAAACCAGAGCAACGGAAGCAGTGGCTGGCGATGCTGGGGAAGCCGCTCGATTCCAAATCGCTGGGGAAGGTGCGATTCAAGGCGCCCGAACTTTTAGGGGACGGTCCCTGGGTGAACTCGCGCCCGCTGACGATGGAAGGGCTGCGAGGAAAAGTCGTGGCGCTGCATTTCTTCACGTTCGGCTGCATCAACTGCATTCACAACTACCAGGCGTATCACAACTGGGAGAAACAGTTCGCGGGCAAGGATGTCGTGCTGCTGGGGATTCACACCCCGGAAGTCTCGAACGAACATGACGTCGAGATGCTGAAGAAGAAGATGTCTGAGAACAACTTTGCGTTTCCGGTGCTGGTCGATAATGAATCGCAGAACTGGAACGCCTGGGGGAACTCGATGTGGCCGACGGTGTACCTCATCGACAAGCAGGGGGATGTCCGCTACTGGTGGACCGGCGAGCTGAACTGGGAAGGCCAGACGGGCGAAAAGCAATTTGCGAAACACATTGAGGAACTGCTGGCGGAGTGA
- a CDS encoding YqgE/AlgH family protein — protein sequence MSDSLRGQFLIAGCRLRDPNFFKTAVLIVEHGTEGAMGLVINRPTSVTVAHALTGHLDMPKTSDLVYMGGPVEPAALFVIHDSGTLDPDESPVIPGVYMGSSAEVFEDIVCPSKQKPNPLQYRVYCGCAGWSPGQLESEISRGDWLTVPAASNYVFHPDPYAVWDELVSRSFQSRRLFSFRCDHPEWN from the coding sequence ATGAGCGATTCACTGCGAGGTCAGTTTCTGATTGCGGGATGCCGTTTGCGGGATCCCAACTTCTTCAAGACCGCCGTGCTGATCGTTGAGCATGGGACTGAGGGAGCGATGGGGCTGGTGATCAATCGCCCCACTTCCGTCACGGTGGCGCACGCCCTGACCGGCCATCTCGACATGCCCAAGACCAGCGATCTGGTGTATATGGGCGGACCGGTCGAACCTGCCGCACTGTTCGTCATTCACGATTCCGGCACGCTCGATCCGGATGAGTCGCCTGTGATCCCCGGCGTCTACATGGGCAGCAGTGCGGAAGTCTTCGAGGACATTGTCTGCCCGAGCAAGCAGAAGCCCAATCCGCTGCAGTACCGGGTGTACTGCGGCTGCGCCGGTTGGAGTCCTGGCCAGCTCGAATCCGAGATTTCTCGCGGCGACTGGCTGACGGTGCCCGCCGCTTCGAACTACGTCTTTCATCCCGATCCGTATGCCGTCTGGGATGAACTGGTGTCGCGATCGTTCCAGTCGCGGCGGCTCTTTTCGTTTCGCTGCGACCACCCCGAGTGGAATTGA